In Arthrobacter sp. SLBN-112, a genomic segment contains:
- a CDS encoding DUF3817 domain-containing protein translates to MIDPKPATPSSQATGGKTSGKKRRFGGTEAQIRSALKFYKVMAYLTGTMLLLLCAELVARYGFGQYLFAGGTSALTGQPFGFGFADAEPQAVLNGVNVSVIVLIVHGWMYVVYLISNFRLWSLMRWPFLKLVLLALGGVVPFLSFIVEKKFHAEVEAELAANPQAPQRY, encoded by the coding sequence ATGATTGATCCGAAACCGGCCACCCCCTCGTCGCAGGCCACCGGCGGCAAGACGTCCGGCAAGAAGCGCCGCTTCGGCGGCACTGAAGCGCAGATCCGGTCGGCCCTGAAGTTCTACAAGGTCATGGCCTACCTCACCGGCACCATGCTGCTCCTGCTGTGCGCGGAACTGGTGGCCCGGTACGGCTTCGGACAGTACCTGTTCGCCGGCGGCACCAGCGCCCTCACCGGCCAGCCCTTTGGCTTCGGATTCGCCGACGCCGAACCGCAGGCCGTGCTGAACGGCGTCAACGTCTCCGTCATAGTCCTGATCGTCCACGGCTGGATGTACGTGGTGTACCTGATCTCCAACTTCCGGCTCTGGTCCCTCATGCGCTGGCCGTTCCTGAAGCTGGTCCTGCTGGCCCTCGGCGGCGTGGTGCCGTTCCTGTCCTTCATCGTCGAGAAAAAGTTCCACGCCGAGGTGGAGGCTGAGCTCGCCGCCAACCCGCAGGCGCCGCAGCGTTACTGA